In Cryptomeria japonica chromosome 10, Sugi_1.0, whole genome shotgun sequence, a genomic segment contains:
- the LOC131041765 gene encoding uncharacterized mitochondrial protein AtMg00860-like, whose product MEENEEHMKQVLQCLWDNQLYTNMTKCKFFQTEVRYIGHAISGEGITVEPSKIQAIVDCLVPTNMGEVHSFMGLVGYYHIFVQDFLSISQPITSLHRKGKKFVWSDQCEMVFRILKEHLTSAPILAVVDSCMMLWRAQMRHWRVLEQF is encoded by the coding sequence ATGGAGGAGAATGAGGAGCACATGAAGCAAGTTTTGCAGTGTCTTTGGGATAATCAGTTGTACACCAATATGACAAAGTGCAAGTTCTTTCAGACAGAGGTGAGATATATTGGCCATGCCATATCAGGAGAGGGTATCACAGTAGAACCCTCTAAGATTCAGGCTATAGTAGATTGTCTAGTACCCACTAATATGGGCGAGGTTCATAGCTTCATGGGACTTGTAGGCTATTATCACATATTTGTTCAGGATTTCTTGAGTATTTCTCAGCCTATCACTTCTCTTcataggaaagggaagaagtttgtatgGTCAGATCAGTGTGAGATGGTTTTTCGGATCCTTAAGGAGcatttgactagtgcacctattctagcagTGGTAGATTCTTGCATGATGTTGTGGCGTGCACAGATGCGTCATTGGAGGGTCTTGGAGCAGTTTTGA